One genomic region from Cydia pomonella isolate Wapato2018A chromosome 4, ilCydPomo1, whole genome shotgun sequence encodes:
- the LOC133517468 gene encoding uncharacterized protein LOC133517468 gives MKDLGKAALILGMQITQTKDIIKVDQERYIEIKKLLKTFRMEYCKTAATPAAAGCHLKKSDHTPDDRIPYQKYQNLIGSLMYLAVCTRPDITHAVSTLSQFNTFYREEHWIGAKRVLRYLKGTKSRGIVNFKRCSADRFIQGYSDASHGGDEDRKSWTGYTFLAQGAAVCWQSIKQKTIALSTAEAEYVALSEAAREAIFLRMLIAQTPGRTRN, from the coding sequence ATGAAGGATCTTGGAAAAGCTGCATTAATTTTAGGAATGCAGATAACTCAAACAAAGGATATCATCAAAGTTGATCAGGAGAGGTACATCGAGATCAAGAAACTTCTCAAGACTTTTAGAATGGAGTACTGCAAGACAGCAGCAACTCCGGCAGCTGCTGGATGTCATTTAAAGAAGTCAGATCACACGCCTGATGACAGGATCCCATATCAGAAATATCAGAATCTTATAGGATCTCTGATGTATTTAGCAGTTTGTACGAGGCCAGACATAACGCATGCAGTCAGTACTTTGAGTCAATTTAATACTTTCTATAGAGAAGAACACTGGATAGGGGCAAAGCGTGTGCTCCGCTACCTAAAAGGAACGAAATCTCGTGGGATAGTAAACTTCAAAAGATGCAGTGCTGACAGATTCATCCAAGGATATTCAGATGCAAGTCACGGAGGTGATGAAGATAGAAAATCATGGACTGGCTACACCTTTTTGGCTCAAGGGGCAGCTGTCTGCTGGCAAAGCATCAAGCAGAAAACAATAGCACTATCAACTGCAGAGGCAGAATACGTAGCTCTGTCAGAAGCTGCAAGAGAGGCAATATTCCTCAGAATGTTAATTGCACAAACACCAGGAAGGACGAGGAACTGA
- the LOC133516968 gene encoding DEAD-box helicase Dbp80 — MANQWGQKAEELEISNKVAGLGLKQELHNQTTESDESGDAANPAETSLLMKIIRQGLVESKLDIEVQRKDPNSPLYSVKTFEALHLKPNLLKGVYSMGFNAPSKIQETALPTLLADPPQNMIAQSQSGTGKTAAFVLAMLSRVDTNHNYPQVLCLSPTYELAIQTGEVAAKMAKFCPEIKLKYAVRGEEVPRGTKITDHIIIGTPGKMLDWGVKFGMFDLSKIKVFVLDEADVMIDRQGHQDQCIRIHKCLPSTCQMMFFSATYDAAVMEFAEIIVPNPIIIRLLREEESLDNIKQYYVKCKTPEEKYRAICNIYGVITIGQAIIFCHTRKTAGWLSEKMSKDGHSVAVLSGELTVEQRIAVLDRFRAGLEKVLITTNVLSRGIDVEQVTLVVNFDMPMDVEKRADCETYLHRIGRTGRFGKAGIAINLIDSALAMQICLAIEKHFGKKIHLLDIEDAEEIEKIGA; from the coding sequence ATGGCGAATCAGTGGGGTCAAAAAGCTGAGGAGTTGGAGATTTCCAACAAAGTTGCCGGTTTAGGATTGAAGCAAGAGCTGCATAATCAAACAACAGAATCTGATGAATCAGGTGATGCAGCAAATCCAGCAGAAACTTCGTTGCTGATGAAAATTATCCGACAGGGTCTTGTTGAATCCAAGTTAGACATTGAGGTGCAAAGAAAAGATCCTAATTCACCTTTATACTCTGTTAAGACTTTTGAGGCTTTGCATTTGAAACCAAACTTGCTTAAAGGTGTTTATTCTATGGGTTTCAATGCACCTTCTAAAATTCAAGAAACAGCTCTACCTACTCTCTTAGCTGATCCTCCTCAGAACATGATTGCCCAATCTCAGTCAGGAACGGGAAAAACTGCTGCATTTGTGTTGGCAATGTTAAGTAGAGTGGACACAAATCATAACTATCCTCAAGTCTTGTGTCTCAGCCCAACATacgagctggctatccagacaGGTGAAGTAGCAGCCAAAATGGCCAAGTTCTGTCCTGAGATTAAATTGAAATATGCTGTCAGAGGAGAAGAAGTGCCAAGGGGAACCAAGATCACAGACCACATAATTATTGGAACTCCTGGTAAAATGTTGGATTGGGGTGTCAAGTTTGGAATGTTTGATCTGAGCAAGATTAAAGTGTTTGTATTGGATGAAGCTGATGTGATGATTGACCGACAGGGCCACCAAGACCAATGCATTAGAATCCACAAGTGTTTACCTTCCACTTGTCAAATGATGTTCTTCTCTGCTACGTATGATGCTGCTGTCATGGAATTTGCAGAGATCATAGTGCCCAATCCAATCATCATCCGATTATTGAGAGAGGAAGAATCTCTAGACAACATAAAGCAGTATTATGTAAAATGCAAAACCCCAGAGGAGAAATATAGGGCTATTTGCAACATTTATGGTGTTATTACTATTGGGCAAGCAATTATATTTTGTCACACAAGAAAGACTGCTGGTTGGTTGTCTGAGAAAATGTCTAAAGATGGGCACTCTGTGGCAGTGTTGTCTGGGGAGCTGACTGTGGAGCAAAGAATAGCAGTCCTTGACCGCTTCCGAGCTGGTCTGGAGAAAGTTCTTATCACAACTAATGTGCTGTCCAGAGGCATTGATGTGGAGCAGGTTACTTTGGTAGTTAACTTTGATATGCCCATGGATGTGGAGAAGAGAGCAGATTGTGAAACATATCTGCACAGAATTGGGCGCACAGGAAGATTTGGAAAGGCCGGAATAGCAATCAATTTAATTGATTCTGCTCTAGCTATGCAAATTTGCTTGGCAATTGAAAAACATTTTGGCAAAAAGATTCATTTACTTGACATAGAAGATGCTGAAGAAATTGAGAAGATTGGAGCCTAA